The Bos mutus isolate GX-2022 chromosome 7, NWIPB_WYAK_1.1, whole genome shotgun sequence genome window below encodes:
- the HAUS8 gene encoding HAUS augmin-like complex subunit 8, translating to MADSSGRGAGKPPAVGPSAARGARSKGRTQGGRIVESRYLQYEKKAPRKAPAADALKAGGTMPAGGTKSSQLQKSKDGSGLDKGNLQSTLLEGHDTALSDLDLSAIHDKSVVRKTPQLKKKSKKAELSSSSAVSEKSPDLSQAMEMMESQTLLLTLLTVKMENGLSAFEEQAEKNLEILCKEKEKLQKKAYELKRRLLLCQKKKELEDFLDVQIEMLSPLEAVASRFREQYKTFAIALDTTRHELPVKSVHLDGDRQLFLDELQQELKTTRHLLGELGIGSSEDNAKAFDVLRELREVIQKKDLELRRSVDQVLELSAEASKEAALINQDVWEEAQGPEALSRWYFNPKEATDGETQEEIRSPLGHDEL from the exons GTGGAAGAATAGTGGAGTCGCGGTACTTGCAGTATGAAAAGAAAGCCCCCAGAAAG GCTCCTGCAGCAGATGCATTAAAGGCCGGTGGGACGATGCCTGCAGGTGGAACAAAATCCAGCCAGCTCCAAAAGAGCAAAG ATGGCAGTGGGCTTGACAAAGGCAACCTGCAGTCTACCTTGCTGGAGGGGCATGACACTGCCTTGTCTGACCTGGATCTCTCAGCCATTCACG ATAAAAGTGTGGTCCGAAAGActccacaactaaaaaaaaagtcaaagaaagccGAGTTGTCATCCTCTTCTGCTGTGAGTGAAAAGAGCCCA GATCTGTCACAAGCAATGGAAATGATGGAGTCCCAGACTCTCCTTCTGACCCTGCTGACCGTGAAG ATGGAGAATGGCCTGTCTGCATTCGAAGAACAGGCAGAAAAGAACCTAGAAATATTGTGTAAAGAGAAGGAGAAACTCCAGAAAAAGGCTTATGAGTTGAAGCGCAGGCTTCTCCTCTGTCAGAAGAAGAAGGAGCTGGAGGATTTCCTGGATGTACAG ATTGAGATGCTGAGCCCCTTGGAGGCTGTGGCCAGCCGCTTTCGGGAACAGTACAAGACATTTGCGATAGCCCTAGACACCACACGGCACGAGCTGCCCGTGAAATCAGTCCACCTGGATGGAGACAGGCAGCTCTTCTTAG ACGAGTTGCAGCAGGAATTGAAGACCACACGCCATCTGCTGGGAGAACTTGGCATTGGCAGCTCAGAAGACAATGCGAAGGCCTTTGACGTGCTGAGGGAACTCAGGGAGGTGATCCAGAAGAAGGACCTGGAGCTCCGAAG GAGCGTCGACCAGGTTCTGGAACTTTCCGCCGAGGCAAGTAAAGAGGCAGCTTTAATCAACCAGGATGTCTGGGAAGAGGCCCAGGGCCCTGAGGCCCTCAGCCGGTGGTATTTTAATCCCAAGGAGGCCACTGACGGGGAAACTCAGGAGGAGATCAGGAGCCCCTTGGGCCACGACGAACTGTGA